One genomic window of Legionella jordanis includes the following:
- the dnaK gene encoding molecular chaperone DnaK: MAKIIGIDLGTTNSCVAIMEGDKPRVLENSEGHRTTPSIVAFTDDGEVLVGQAAKRQVVTNPENTLFAVKRLIGRRFDDPIVQKDIKMVPYKIVKADNGDAWVRVKGQDKAPPQISAEVLRKMKKTAEDYLGEEVKEAVITVPAYFNDSQRQATKDAGRIAGLEVKRIINEPTAAALAYGMDKKRGDSVIAVYDLGGGTFDISIIEIAEVDGEHQFEVLATNGDTFLGGEDFDLALIEYLAAEFKKDSGIDLHTDPLALQRLKDAAEKAKIELSSAQQTDVNLPYITADASGPKHLNIKLTRAKLESLVENLIDRSIEPCKIALKDAGLNVSQINEVILVGGQTRMPLVQKKVQDFFGKEPRKDVNPDEAVAVGAAIQAAVLSGEVKDILLLDVTPLSLGIETLGGVMTKLIEKNTTIPTKANQVFSTADDNQTAVTVHVLQGEREQASANKSLGRFDLTDIPSAPRGVPQIEVTFDIDANGILNVSAKDKATGKAQSIVIKASSGLSDEEVENMIKDAKAHADEDKKFKELADLRNQADSLIHSSEKSMKDLEAELSAEEKSGIESAIAELKDAIKGNDKAQIEDKLKVLTNVSGKMAERVYAKKTAESQAQNQTQTEGKKADESAKPADEGVVDAEFEEVQDDKK; encoded by the coding sequence ATGGCAAAAATTATCGGAATTGACTTAGGTACGACAAACTCCTGCGTGGCGATAATGGAAGGCGACAAACCACGAGTCCTTGAAAACAGTGAAGGTCATCGTACTACCCCCTCCATCGTGGCTTTTACCGATGACGGCGAGGTTTTGGTTGGACAAGCTGCTAAACGTCAGGTTGTCACTAATCCTGAAAATACATTATTTGCTGTCAAACGTTTAATTGGCCGCCGTTTTGATGATCCTATTGTTCAAAAAGACATCAAAATGGTTCCCTATAAGATTGTCAAAGCGGACAATGGTGATGCTTGGGTACGCGTCAAAGGACAAGATAAAGCGCCTCCGCAAATTTCTGCAGAAGTGCTTCGCAAAATGAAAAAAACTGCTGAAGATTATCTTGGTGAAGAAGTGAAGGAAGCGGTAATTACAGTCCCTGCCTATTTCAACGACTCTCAACGCCAGGCGACAAAAGACGCTGGCCGAATTGCAGGCTTGGAAGTAAAACGCATCATTAACGAACCAACCGCTGCAGCTCTTGCTTATGGTATGGATAAAAAACGTGGCGATTCTGTCATTGCAGTTTATGACTTAGGCGGTGGTACATTTGATATTTCCATCATTGAAATAGCTGAAGTCGATGGCGAACACCAGTTTGAAGTGCTAGCCACCAATGGGGACACTTTCCTTGGCGGTGAAGATTTTGACCTTGCACTTATTGAATATTTGGCTGCTGAATTTAAAAAAGATTCAGGCATTGATCTTCATACAGACCCATTGGCTTTACAACGGTTGAAAGATGCCGCTGAGAAAGCAAAAATTGAATTGTCCTCAGCTCAACAGACTGATGTGAACCTGCCTTATATTACTGCGGATGCATCAGGGCCAAAACATTTAAACATTAAGTTAACCCGGGCCAAGTTGGAATCCCTGGTCGAGAATTTGATTGACCGCTCTATTGAGCCTTGCAAAATCGCATTGAAAGATGCCGGCTTGAATGTTTCTCAAATTAATGAAGTCATTCTGGTGGGTGGCCAAACGCGCATGCCTCTGGTCCAGAAGAAAGTACAAGATTTCTTTGGTAAAGAGCCCCGAAAAGACGTTAACCCTGATGAAGCAGTAGCCGTAGGTGCTGCAATTCAGGCTGCAGTATTGTCCGGTGAAGTCAAAGACATTCTGCTTTTAGACGTGACCCCTCTCTCCTTAGGCATTGAAACCCTGGGTGGTGTAATGACTAAGCTCATTGAGAAAAACACAACCATCCCCACAAAAGCGAATCAAGTGTTCTCAACGGCTGATGACAATCAGACTGCCGTTACGGTCCATGTGTTGCAAGGCGAGCGTGAACAAGCTTCAGCAAACAAATCTTTAGGTCGCTTTGATTTAACGGACATTCCATCTGCACCTCGCGGAGTTCCGCAAATTGAAGTGACTTTCGACATCGATGCAAATGGTATTCTAAACGTTTCCGCTAAAGACAAAGCCACTGGCAAAGCCCAATCCATTGTCATTAAAGCTTCCAGCGGTTTGAGTGATGAAGAAGTGGAAAACATGATTAAGGATGCCAAGGCTCACGCTGATGAAGATAAGAAATTTAAAGAGCTGGCTGATCTTCGCAACCAGGCAGACAGTCTTATCCATAGCAGTGAAAAATCCATGAAGGATTTAGAAGCTGAATTATCCGCGGAAGAGAAAAGCGGCATTGAGTCAGCCATTGCTGAACTTAAGGACGCCATTAAAGGAAATGACAAGGCCCAAATCGAAGATAAGCTGAAAGTCTTGACCAATGTGTCTGGCAAAATGGCCGAGCGCGTCTATGCGAAGAAGACGGCTGAGAGCCAGGCTCAAAATCAAACTCAGACTGAAGGCAAAAAAGCAGATGAAAGTGCCAAGCCCGCTGATGAGGGCGTTGTTGATGCTGAATTTGAAGAAGTTCAGGATGATAAAAAGTAA
- the dnaJ gene encoding molecular chaperone DnaJ produces MEKQDYYELLGVSRQADEAEIKKAYRKLAMKYHPDRNSNDKEAEEKFKEIQSAYAVLSDPQKRAAYDRFGHAGVDPSMGGQGFGGGFGGFGDVFEDLFENIFSGGRAHGRQSRAQRGPDLQFNVQLTLEEAAVGKQIEITVPRHVSCDVCNGSGAKKGSTPKNCETCNGIGQVRIQQGFFSIQQTCPSCHGEGKVITDPCSACHGQGRVRESKKLTVKIPAGVDNGDRVRLSGEGEAGVHGGPSGDLYVQVNVKPHPIFERHDSDLYCEVPISFITAALGGSIEVPTLEGRVTLKIPAETQTGKTFRLRGKGMKSVRGHATGDLLCRVVVETPVNLSKEQKDLLLKLQESLDSSKKTHSPRTSTWFDGVKKFFEDMKF; encoded by the coding sequence ATGGAAAAGCAGGATTATTACGAACTTCTCGGTGTTAGCCGCCAGGCCGATGAAGCAGAAATCAAAAAAGCCTATCGCAAATTGGCAATGAAATATCACCCCGACCGTAACTCTAATGACAAAGAGGCCGAAGAAAAATTTAAGGAAATTCAAAGCGCCTATGCGGTGCTTTCTGACCCGCAAAAGCGGGCGGCCTATGATCGCTTTGGCCATGCTGGCGTTGATCCCTCCATGGGCGGGCAAGGATTTGGCGGTGGTTTTGGCGGTTTTGGCGATGTTTTTGAAGATTTATTTGAAAATATTTTCTCAGGTGGTCGAGCTCATGGTCGACAGTCAAGAGCGCAACGCGGTCCCGACCTACAATTCAATGTGCAGTTGACGCTTGAAGAAGCCGCGGTTGGTAAGCAAATTGAAATTACAGTTCCAAGGCATGTGAGTTGCGATGTTTGCAACGGTTCCGGTGCTAAAAAGGGAAGTACCCCTAAAAACTGTGAAACTTGTAATGGCATTGGTCAGGTTCGTATTCAGCAAGGTTTTTTCTCCATTCAACAAACTTGTCCCAGCTGCCATGGAGAAGGAAAAGTTATCACAGATCCCTGTTCAGCCTGTCATGGACAAGGCCGAGTGCGCGAAAGCAAAAAATTAACCGTAAAAATTCCTGCGGGCGTTGATAATGGCGATCGAGTCCGCTTAAGCGGGGAAGGTGAGGCAGGCGTACACGGAGGCCCTTCAGGGGATCTCTACGTTCAGGTTAACGTGAAGCCGCATCCAATATTTGAACGTCACGACAGTGATCTCTATTGTGAAGTTCCAATCAGTTTTATAACTGCCGCACTTGGAGGTTCAATTGAAGTTCCCACCTTGGAAGGTCGGGTAACGCTTAAGATACCTGCCGAGACTCAGACCGGCAAAACCTTCCGTTTACGTGGTAAGGGAATGAAGTCAGTTCGAGGTCATGCGACGGGTGATTTACTTTGTCGTGTGGTGGTTGAAACTCCGGTTAACCTCTCCAAGGAACAGAAAGATTTATTGTTGAAACTGCAAGAATCTTTAGACAGCAGCAAAAAAACACATTCACCACGAACAAGCACTTGGTTCGATGGTGTAAAAAAGTTTTTTGAAGACATGAAATTTTAA
- the carA gene encoding glutamine-hydrolyzing carbamoyl-phosphate synthase small subunit, whose protein sequence is MFNKPAILVLSDGTVFEGISVGANGDCVGELVFNTAMTGYQEMLTDPSYAKQIITLTTAHVGNTGCNPEDMESSRVWAAGLVMRECSFHASNYRAQMSLPEWLKKQSVVAIAGIDTRRLTIKLREQGALGACISTHVNRPEEALAKAKTFAGLEGLDLACEVSRQTIERWHEGCGSWGAGSKPNQFHVVAYDYGIKHNILRILYDKGCYITIVPAKTSAEEVMALNPDGVFLSNGPGDPLACDYAIEATRQFLEIGIPIFGICLGFQILALACGAKSVKMKFGHHGANHPVVETTGKKRVFISSQNHGFTIEESSLPDTLEVTHRSSFDQSLQGIRHTEKPAIAFQGHPEASPGPHDIEPIFEQFIALMKSNQLKRT, encoded by the coding sequence ATGTTCAATAAACCAGCAATTTTAGTTCTCTCGGATGGAACTGTTTTTGAAGGCATATCGGTTGGCGCTAATGGCGACTGTGTGGGAGAGCTGGTTTTTAACACCGCCATGACCGGTTATCAAGAAATGCTCACTGATCCCTCCTATGCCAAACAGATTATCACCTTAACTACTGCTCACGTCGGCAATACAGGTTGTAATCCTGAAGACATGGAGTCCTCCAGGGTTTGGGCTGCAGGCCTTGTAATGAGGGAGTGTTCCTTTCATGCAAGTAACTACCGCGCACAAATGTCTTTGCCTGAATGGCTAAAGAAGCAGTCGGTGGTTGCTATTGCCGGCATTGACACCCGCAGATTAACCATCAAATTACGTGAGCAGGGCGCTTTAGGGGCCTGCATTAGCACTCACGTAAACCGACCAGAAGAAGCCCTGGCCAAGGCTAAGACCTTTGCTGGACTGGAAGGACTGGATTTGGCTTGTGAGGTTTCAAGACAAACTATAGAACGCTGGCATGAGGGTTGTGGCAGTTGGGGCGCTGGTTCTAAACCCAATCAGTTTCACGTGGTGGCTTATGACTATGGCATTAAACACAACATCTTACGCATTTTATATGACAAGGGTTGCTACATCACCATTGTTCCTGCAAAAACTTCGGCAGAAGAGGTAATGGCACTTAATCCAGATGGGGTGTTTTTATCGAATGGTCCAGGGGATCCGCTTGCTTGCGATTACGCCATCGAAGCCACTCGTCAATTTCTCGAAATAGGCATCCCTATTTTCGGCATTTGCCTGGGTTTTCAAATTTTGGCTTTAGCTTGTGGTGCAAAATCAGTTAAGATGAAATTCGGTCACCATGGGGCCAATCATCCAGTGGTGGAAACCACAGGAAAGAAACGGGTTTTCATCAGCAGCCAAAATCATGGATTTACCATTGAAGAATCGTCCTTGCCGGATACTTTGGAGGTTACGCATCGTTCATCATTCGATCAGAGCTTGCAAGGAATCCGTCATACAGAAAAACCGGCCATAGCCTTCCAGGGTCATCCGGAAGCGAGCCCAGGACCACATGATATCGAACCCATTTTTGAGCAATTTATTGCTTTAATGAAATCTAATCAATTAAAGAGGACATGA
- the metK gene encoding methionine adenosyltransferase, whose product MSVSDFHVFTSESVAEGHPDKIADQISDAILDAILAKDAKARVACETFVKTGMVLVGGEITTTAWVDVEEIVRDVIKDIGYNSSEMGFDYASCAVLSAIGKQSPDIAQGVDNAERKLLGAGDQGLMFGYASRETDVYMPAPIAYSHRLMEKQASLRKEGKLPWLRPDAKCQLTFKYENGKPVAIDTVVFSTQHSPEIQHKDIIEAVREEIIKTVLPQEWLSTHTRYYINPTGRFVIGGPLGDCGLTGRKIIVDTYGGMARHGGGCFSGKDPSKVDRSGAYAARHVAKNIVAAGIADKCEIQVSYAIGVAEPTSISIDTFNTGRLPDAEIIDLINTHFDLTPQGIIDHHQLLRPIYRQTASYGHYGRENFPWERLDKVEALSKAL is encoded by the coding sequence ATGAGTGTGAGTGATTTTCACGTCTTTACATCGGAGTCAGTTGCAGAAGGACACCCAGATAAGATAGCTGATCAAATTTCAGATGCAATTTTAGATGCAATTTTAGCGAAGGATGCCAAAGCCCGCGTTGCCTGCGAAACGTTTGTTAAAACAGGTATGGTTCTTGTGGGCGGCGAAATAACCACCACGGCTTGGGTTGATGTGGAGGAAATAGTCCGGGATGTGATTAAGGACATTGGTTACAACAGCTCCGAGATGGGCTTTGACTATGCTTCATGTGCCGTTCTAAGCGCCATCGGTAAACAATCCCCTGATATTGCGCAGGGTGTTGACAATGCTGAAAGGAAACTTTTGGGTGCAGGGGATCAAGGTTTGATGTTTGGCTATGCCTCTCGTGAAACGGATGTCTACATGCCTGCCCCGATTGCTTATTCACATCGTTTAATGGAGAAGCAGGCTTCTTTGCGAAAGGAAGGCAAATTGCCCTGGCTCAGACCGGATGCAAAATGTCAGCTGACTTTCAAATATGAAAACGGCAAACCAGTCGCCATTGACACCGTTGTGTTTTCTACCCAACACAGCCCTGAAATCCAGCACAAAGACATCATCGAAGCAGTTCGCGAAGAAATTATAAAAACGGTACTGCCGCAAGAATGGCTTTCAACCCACACCCGTTATTACATTAATCCAACAGGTCGCTTCGTCATTGGTGGACCTCTTGGTGATTGCGGCCTGACTGGTCGAAAAATCATCGTCGATACCTACGGCGGGATGGCTCGTCATGGGGGCGGCTGCTTCTCTGGCAAGGATCCCTCCAAAGTTGACCGTTCCGGTGCTTACGCTGCGCGACATGTTGCTAAAAATATAGTGGCTGCAGGGATCGCTGATAAATGTGAAATACAAGTTTCTTATGCCATTGGTGTGGCTGAGCCAACTTCAATCAGCATTGATACTTTTAACACAGGCCGTCTTCCAGATGCAGAGATTATTGATTTAATTAATACTCATTTCGATTTAACTCCACAGGGCATTATTGACCATCATCAATTACTTCGTCCTATTTACCGGCAAACTGCAAGTTACGGCCACTATGGACGTGAGAATTTCCCTTGGGAGCGTCTGGATAAAGTAGAGGCCCTCTCTAAAGCCCTATAA